The Pongo abelii isolate AG06213 chromosome 7, NHGRI_mPonAbe1-v2.0_pri, whole genome shotgun sequence genome contains the following window.
AAAAGTAACTAGATTCTGGATTTCAACTTCTAATTGTGAatccttctgttttttcttcttacaaGAGGAAAGTTAAAGGACACTAcaagtcatcaaaaacaagttgGCCAAGGACTCATTACTTGTTTGTCTTATATTTTTACTGCCACTAAACTGCCTGTATTTCTGTATGTCCTTCTATCCAAACAGACATTCACTGCCACTTGTAAAGTGAAGGATGTAAACGAGGATATATAACGGTTTCAGTGAACAGATTTTGTGAAGTGCCTTCTGTTTTAGCACTTTATCACATTTTGTTGACTtctgacattccactttcctaggTTATAGGAAAGACATGTTTATGTAGTTTGTTTTCAAAATGTGCCAATGCCTGTACattaacaagatttttaaaaataaaattgtataaaacatttaatttattggTCTTTGTGAAGAATTAGATGCATCACCACTATATTACAACAGAGCCATTAATCTTGTAGCTTCGTCAACATTAACAGGTTTGCTTTCATGACGCTGCTGAGGAATCTGAAAGGAGAAAGTATTGTATTTAAAAACGTAGACAACAATAGCAGACAAATGACTTATATAAGCTgttattcaatttaatttttctagtcATATCTTTGGAAGTAGAACAATAAATCTGTATATTCAGACAATGTTTTAGAGTCTGAATATGCTATTTATACTATAGAGCCTAGTACTAGAGAGCCAGTACCAAGAAAGACACTCAATTTACAGGCTTTGAAAACTTGGAGTTTAATTTACTAGCCTCAATTTGTTAGccataaaaaaaagcaaatgatttcTGCTTACCAGTTCTTTCTGCAGAGGTTCAAGTGAAGTGCTTTTTGAGAAATGTGCAAGTTCCTTTTGTACATTTACAAAAGCTTTATTTACTCTGTTAACTTTTTCCTCATTCataatgtttatcttttaaaaaagaaaaaaaagcattaatcTATGATCTCATAACCATTAAAGATAAGATATGTTCAACCTTAACCCATtaaatctaaaatctaaaaacTCTTACCAACAAATTAGGAATAATTCACTCAAAAATTCTTATAGTCTTATTGGGAAATTACAGAcaaaaagttttgatttttaaaaaatgggatttATGTGGATATGCCTCACACTTATGTTACAGAAGGCCAAGATATGTGACTGTGATACTGTGATTCAtaataagatatatacatatatttggtctttgtcctcaTTTCCCGTCATACAGCTTTTTAAATCACTGTATTAAGAGGCATAACAGTGTCTTTTTAATGCTAATGAGATGGCTGGCAGCTGGGAGTCTCTAGATAGCCTCAGGAGGAGGGCTAGTCAGATAAAAACCAGGGTTGGAGGATTAGGACTTTCTGCTCCAGAGAGAGGAGTTGGGAAAAAGGTTAAGCCCATCactaatggccaatgatttaatgaattatgcctacataatgaagcctcCGTAAATCTACAGAAGAACTGGGTTCaaagagcttctggatagctgaacacatgaGGGCTCCTAGAAAGTGGCATGCCCAGAGAGAGCAGGGAAGCTCCATGCCCCTTCCCATGTACCTTGCTCTCTGCACTTCTTCCATCTGGCTACGCATCTGtctcctttgtaatatcctttataataaactggtaaaagtATTTTCCTGGGTTCTGCAAGCTGCTCTagaaaattaatcaaacccaaggagGGGGTCATGGGACCCTTTATTTATAGCTGGTTGGTgagaagcacaggtaaaacatCTGGGACTTGTGATTGTCACTGGAAGTTGGGAAGAGGCTTAGGACTCAAGGAATCTGACGCTATCTCCAGGTCAGCAGTGTCAGATTTCAATTAAAGGACACCCAGCTGCTGCCTGCTGAAGATTCATCTGCTGAATTGTTAGgtgtgggggaaaccaccccacaAATCTAGTATTAGAAGTGTTGAGTGACCATATGAGAGTGACAATAAGAGAGACTGAGTTGCTTTTTTCCTGTATCCTTATAGTGACCAAAATCTTTCTAGGCTACAGTGCTGTCATCCCGCATCTATAGAAGAAACCTGGATCAAATACTTTTAGTCCCTTCTAACATAACAGTACATCTCTGAATCCTTCCTGGACCTTCTTGTCTTAATGGAAGACCCCTGATGACAGCTTCCCTTGCAGTCCTCCTCTTTTGAGTGTAACAGAGGTAGGGGTGGTGCTCTTGTTCTTCACTGCTGCTGCCGCCAAACAATTTCTCCTTCAAAACCCTTACCTCCTATGCACTTTATGCTGCCTACCCATAGATCTCTCTCTTAGATTCTACCTGGTGGCATATATAAAAGTTCTAGTACCTCCTGtccaaataaaataatcttcctCAAATACACCAAGCTTTTCCCTAGCTCAGGGCCTCTGCACTGGCTATTTTTCTTTGCCTCGAACCCACCACTCCCAACACTTCCTGGCTCTTTGCATTGCTAGCTCTTTATCATTCTAGTGTTGGTTTCAATGTTTCAACTATGAAGACTGTCCTATATAAACTGTCATCCCCAAAACCCCCACCATCTGCTTAATTTCATTCCTAgcatttataaaatcataaaactatTCAACCAAAAAGCTTAACTCAGCTAGCTCATGAAAGTTGAAAGATGAAATGTTAGAATTCTAAGGATTATTATAATTAAACTGAGTCCTGGAGAGCTGACTCCATCTACtactgaaacttgaaaacattttcttaaaaatttttcttaaaagaatctAGTTAATCTTGAAGAAATTTCtcaggtattttgaaatatagacaaagaaaagaaagaaacccctTTCAAATTGtgcatttcaataaatattttttatcttcattttacaagtttttgtttgaattgCAGATGTCT
Protein-coding sequences here:
- the LOC129060981 gene encoding ribosomal biogenesis factor is translated as MAKNKLRGPKSRNVFHIASQKNFKAKNKAKPVTTNLKKINIMNEEKVNRVNKAFVNVQKELAHFSKSTSLEPLQKELIPQQRHESKPVNVDEATRLMALL